In Centroberyx gerrardi isolate f3 chromosome 11, fCenGer3.hap1.cur.20231027, whole genome shotgun sequence, the following are encoded in one genomic region:
- the skp1 gene encoding S-phase kinase-associated protein 1: protein MPTIKLQSSDGEIFEVDVEIAKQSVTIKTMLEDLGMDDEGDDDPVPLPNVNAAILKKVIQWCTHHKDDPPPPEDDENKEKRTDDIPVWDQEFLKVDQGTLFELILAANYLDIKGLLDVTCKTVANMIKGKTPEEIRKTFNIKNDFTEEEEAQVRKENQWCEEK, encoded by the exons ATGCCCACAATAAAATTACAGAGTTCTGATGGGGAGATCTTCGAGGTGGATGTGGAGATAGCCAAACAGTCGGTCACCATCAAGACCATGTTAGAAG ATTTGGGAATGGACGATGAAGGCGATGATGACCCAGTTCCCCTCCCTAATGTGAACGCTGCTATCCTAAAGAAg GTGATCCAGTGGTGCACTCATCACAAAGATGACCCTCCTCCCCCTGAGGATGATGAGAACAAGGAGAAGAGGACAGACGACATTCCTGTATGGGACCAGGAGTTCCTCAAAGTGGACCAAGGCACCTTGTTTGAACTCATTCTG GCCGCCAACTATTTGGACATCAAAGGCCTGTTAGATGTCACCTGCAAGACGGTGGCCAACATGATCAAAGGCAAAACCCCGGAGGAGATCAGGAAGACTTTCAACATCAAAAATGATttcacagaggaggaagaagcccAG GTACGCAAAGAGAACCAGTGGTGTGAAGAGAAGTAA